A window from Synechococcus sp. RSCCF101 encodes these proteins:
- a CDS encoding transposase family protein encodes MPVRTFKGWDEHHEPGWLEIDLVAHCGGRMQGPFLWTLMATDIATGWSESVPILLRDGAVVLTALQLIRRQLPFPLRGIDADNDPVFMNSLMEAWCDRPGHQIVLTRSRAYQSNDQAWVEQKNGMLVRRVVGYQRLEGLDAAQVLGELYGAMRLFTNLFQPSFKLKRSERDGGRIKRQHHPPRTPLQRLIRSGALSAEQAEALQHLQRGTDPVVLRSTIPRCQGQLAVLASGDHGTGEQPAPRPGIWQRRTDHWRCSWAGCRPCGTATSPGAASHGPATVDAPGPIRLSRMWHGSSSGWQPSP; translated from the coding sequence GTGCCGGTGCGCACGTTCAAGGGCTGGGATGAGCATCACGAGCCTGGCTGGCTGGAGATCGATCTGGTGGCTCACTGCGGCGGGCGGATGCAGGGGCCGTTTCTCTGGACCCTGATGGCCACCGACATCGCCACGGGCTGGAGTGAAAGCGTGCCGATCCTGCTGCGCGATGGCGCCGTTGTGCTCACAGCCCTGCAGCTGATTCGCCGGCAGCTGCCGTTCCCGCTGCGGGGCATCGATGCCGACAACGACCCCGTGTTCATGAACAGCCTGATGGAGGCCTGGTGCGACCGGCCGGGGCACCAGATCGTGCTGACCCGCTCTCGGGCCTACCAGAGCAACGACCAGGCCTGGGTGGAGCAGAAGAACGGGATGCTGGTTCGCCGGGTGGTGGGCTACCAGCGGTTGGAAGGCCTGGACGCCGCCCAGGTGCTGGGAGAGCTGTATGGCGCGATGCGCCTGTTCACCAATCTGTTCCAGCCGTCGTTCAAGCTCAAACGCAGTGAACGCGATGGCGGCCGGATCAAGCGGCAGCACCACCCGCCCCGCACACCTCTGCAGCGGTTGATCAGGAGCGGCGCCCTGTCTGCTGAGCAGGCCGAGGCGCTGCAGCATCTGCAGCGCGGCACGGACCCGGTGGTGTTGCGGAGCACCATCCCCCGCTGTCAGGGGCAGCTGGCCGTGCTGGCCAGTGGCGACCACGGAACAGGAGAGCAGCCCGCACCCAGGCCCGGGATCTGGCAGCGGAGAACCGATCACTGGAGGTGTTCCTGGGCGGGCTGCAGGCCCTGTGGCACAGCAACCAGCCCAGGCGCCGCAAGCCACGGCCCCGCAACGGTCGACGCTCCAGGCCCGATCCGTTTGAGCCGGATGTGGCACGGATCGAGCAGTGGCTGGCAGCCGAGCCCTTGA
- a CDS encoding ISAs1 family transposase, translating into MLTVKANQRTLHRQIRSQFQGKRRIPFTATDHELGHGRDITWSIRAKEAPAHIKENWPGSAWIVEVSATGSRQGKPFQATHRFITSLRTPPKALLQLVRDRWSLESWHWIRDTQLREDNHRYGGNGAGVMATLRTAALNMLRLAGFRSVREGLQVVMHDITALLAMVRSEVVWFFWTGPIVNL; encoded by the coding sequence CTGCTGACGGTCAAAGCCAACCAGCGGACGCTGCATCGTCAGATCCGCAGCCAATTCCAGGGGAAGCGCCGGATCCCTTTCACCGCAACGGATCACGAGCTTGGCCATGGCCGTGACATCACCTGGAGCATCCGGGCGAAAGAGGCACCCGCTCACATCAAGGAGAACTGGCCCGGCAGTGCCTGGATCGTGGAGGTGAGCGCCACCGGCTCCCGCCAGGGCAAGCCGTTTCAGGCCACCCACCGGTTCATCACCAGTCTGCGCACCCCTCCAAAAGCCCTGCTGCAACTGGTCCGTGACCGCTGGAGCCTGGAAAGCTGGCACTGGATCCGGGACACCCAGCTCAGAGAAGACAACCACCGCTACGGCGGCAATGGCGCCGGAGTGATGGCCACGCTGCGCACCGCCGCTCTCAACATGTTGCGGCTGGCTGGATTTCGCTCCGTCCGCGAGGGACTCCAGGTCGTGATGCACGACATCACCGCGCTGCTGGCGATGGTCAGGAGTGAGGTGGTCTGGTTTTTCTGGACAGGTCCCATCGTTAACCTTTGA
- a CDS encoding IS3 family transposase has protein sequence MARSGYYAWRKRQEAPGKRAAENTRLTAEIEAVFQEHRGFYGSPRIHQELRASGRQVGRHRVARLMQRAELRARTRKPFRPCSRASSGTAGVVENQLQQDFQPPAPNRCWAGDITYIRTSAGWRYLAVWIDLFSRRVVGWTLDQRMDTALVIEALSRALGHRNVEPEQLLLHTDQGSQYRATDYRDLLRDQKIACSMSAKGCCWDNAVVESFFSTLKLELDLDDNRDTLISPQQLQRDLAFWIEGYYNRERRHSTIGYLSPIDHEQQFIAARTLTPVNP, from the coding sequence GTGGCCCGCAGTGGCTACTACGCCTGGCGGAAGCGTCAGGAGGCGCCGGGAAAGCGGGCGGCCGAGAACACTCGGCTCACCGCTGAGATCGAGGCGGTGTTTCAGGAGCACCGGGGCTTCTACGGCTCCCCTCGGATCCACCAGGAGCTGCGAGCGTCAGGCCGGCAGGTCGGACGCCACCGTGTCGCCCGGCTCATGCAACGGGCTGAGCTCAGGGCCAGGACCCGCAAGCCGTTCCGGCCCTGCTCCAGGGCCAGCAGTGGAACCGCGGGTGTGGTCGAGAACCAGCTCCAGCAGGACTTCCAGCCACCCGCTCCGAACCGCTGTTGGGCAGGCGACATCACCTACATCCGCACGTCGGCCGGCTGGCGGTACCTGGCGGTGTGGATCGATCTGTTCAGCCGCCGTGTCGTCGGCTGGACGCTGGATCAGCGGATGGATACCGCCCTGGTGATCGAGGCCCTCAGCCGGGCTCTCGGTCACCGGAATGTGGAGCCGGAACAGCTGCTGCTGCACACGGATCAGGGCAGTCAGTACCGGGCGACTGACTACCGCGATCTGCTCAGGGATCAGAAGATCGCCTGCAGCATGTCCGCAAAGGGCTGCTGTTGGGACAACGCGGTGGTGGAGAGCTTCTTCTCCACCCTCAAGTTGGAGCTCGACCTCGATGACAATCGAGACACCTTGATCTCACCCCAGCAGCTGCAGCGGGATCTGGCCTTCTGGATCGAGGGTTACTACAACCGCGAACGCCGCCACTCAACGATCGGTTACCTCAGCCCGATCGATCACGAGCAGCAGTTCATTGCTGCCCGTACACTCACCCCTGTGAACCCCTGA
- a CDS encoding transposase, producing the protein MISDAHAGLKKAVARCCQGTSWQRCRVHFARNLLVKVPKGSQDMVAAALCSVFVQPEAGAVEQQWEQVITMLQEKFPAAAALMQQAREDVLAFRFYPPEHWRKIWSTNPLERLNKEIKRRTRVVGLFPNDAAIIRLVGVLLLEQQEEWQLDGRRVFSELSMAKLDNTSDQGQDQLTAAISAAA; encoded by the coding sequence GTGATCAGCGACGCCCACGCCGGGCTCAAGAAGGCTGTTGCCCGCTGCTGTCAGGGCACCAGCTGGCAGCGCTGCCGCGTGCATTTCGCCCGCAACCTGCTGGTCAAGGTGCCCAAAGGCAGTCAGGACATGGTGGCTGCCGCCCTGTGCTCGGTGTTCGTTCAGCCCGAGGCGGGGGCCGTCGAGCAGCAGTGGGAGCAGGTGATCACGATGCTCCAGGAGAAATTCCCCGCTGCTGCGGCCCTGATGCAGCAGGCCAGGGAGGACGTCCTGGCCTTCCGCTTCTATCCCCCGGAGCATTGGCGAAAGATCTGGAGCACCAACCCCCTGGAGCGGCTCAACAAGGAAATCAAGCGCCGCACGCGTGTCGTCGGCCTCTTCCCCAACGACGCCGCGATCATCCGCCTGGTGGGCGTCCTGCTGCTCGAGCAGCAGGAGGAATGGCAACTCGATGGCCGGCGCGTGTTCTCGGAACTATCGATGGCCAAGCTGGACAACACCAGCGATCAGGGCCAGGATCAACTCACAGCTGCAATCTCAGCAGCTGCCTGA
- a CDS encoding IS3 family transposase, giving the protein MGLPRSTLYYRPTPVRQSTLRIMARIDALYLEDPCSGSRRIVAYLAREGIPISRDRVRNLMRRMGLRAIYQRPRTTIPGEPSERFPCLVDIDEIHTVDQVWATDITYIPLQKGFLYLVAIMDLHSRHVLSWRLSNSLDTEFCLDALEMALSDGRKPEIFHSDQGCQFTSAEFVARLQKEGIRISWSGRKRCYDNILVERLWRTLKYEEVYLHAYSDGWEAEVSLARFLWRYGHVRPHSALGGRTPNQVYNETEPSSSRPGLTMSGANTVQ; this is encoded by the coding sequence CTGGGTCTCCCACGATCCACGCTCTACTACCGACCAACACCGGTGCGGCAGTCGACGCTACGGATCATGGCCAGGATTGATGCCCTCTACCTGGAGGATCCCTGCAGCGGCAGCCGACGGATCGTGGCCTACCTGGCCAGGGAAGGGATCCCGATCAGCCGTGACCGCGTGCGAAACCTCATGCGCCGCATGGGTTTACGGGCGATCTACCAGAGACCTCGAACCACGATTCCAGGCGAGCCATCGGAGCGATTCCCCTGCCTGGTGGACATCGATGAGATCCACACCGTGGACCAGGTCTGGGCTACCGATATCACCTACATCCCACTGCAGAAGGGCTTTCTCTATCTGGTGGCGATCATGGATCTCCACTCAAGGCATGTCCTCAGCTGGAGGCTCTCCAACAGCCTTGACACGGAGTTCTGCCTGGATGCCTTGGAGATGGCCCTCTCCGATGGGCGAAAGCCAGAGATCTTCCATTCCGATCAGGGCTGCCAGTTCACCTCTGCTGAGTTCGTCGCCAGGCTGCAGAAGGAGGGAATCAGGATCAGCTGGTCCGGCAGGAAGCGCTGCTACGACAACATCCTGGTCGAGCGACTCTGGAGGACGCTCAAGTATGAGGAGGTCTACCTGCATGCTTACAGCGATGGCTGGGAAGCAGAAGTCAGCCTGGCCCGCTTCCTGTGGAGGTACGGCCATGTGAGACCCCACAGTGCCCTGGGAGGCAGAACTCCCAATCAGGTCTACAATGAGACCGAACCCAGTTCCTCCCGTCCGGGGTTAACGATGTCAGGCGCCAACACTGTCCAATAA
- a CDS encoding integrase core domain-containing protein, translating to MDFSGGPKFLNVIDEHSRLCLAIRVGRRCKARDVVAVLEELTSLYPAPAFIRCDNGPEFIAHALRRWCQGSGTTTATIEPGSPWQNGFAESFNGRFRDEFLNTELFTTAPEAQILADRWRWEYNSLRPHSALQGRTPLEAVQQGAAA from the coding sequence GTGGATTTCTCAGGAGGCCCCAAGTTCCTGAACGTGATCGATGAGCACAGCCGCCTCTGCCTGGCCATCCGGGTGGGCAGGCGCTGCAAGGCCAGGGACGTGGTGGCCGTGCTGGAGGAGCTCACCAGCCTCTACCCGGCGCCGGCGTTCATCCGGTGCGACAACGGCCCCGAATTCATCGCCCACGCGCTGCGGCGCTGGTGCCAGGGCAGCGGAACCACCACCGCGACCATCGAACCGGGATCTCCGTGGCAGAACGGCTTTGCCGAGTCGTTCAACGGACGGTTCAGGGATGAATTCCTCAACACTGAGCTATTCACCACAGCCCCAGAGGCTCAGATCCTGGCCGATCGTTGGCGCTGGGAGTACAACTCACTCAGGCCGCATTCGGCTCTCCAGGGGCGTACGCCCCTGGAGGCAGTTCAACAGGGAGCTGCCGCATGA
- a CDS encoding transposase — MSKRRTHSPEFKAKVAMEAISGRKTIQEIAADHAIHPIQVSQWKKQLLDGASDLFTRGKKSKDKEDGQAREAELFQQIGRLQMELEWLKKKSQLL; from the coding sequence ATGAGCAAGCGCCGAACCCACAGCCCTGAGTTCAAGGCAAAGGTCGCCATGGAGGCGATCAGCGGCCGCAAAACGATCCAGGAGATCGCCGCCGACCACGCGATTCACCCGATCCAGGTGAGCCAGTGGAAGAAGCAGCTCCTGGATGGAGCGAGCGACCTGTTTACCAGGGGCAAGAAGAGCAAGGACAAGGAGGACGGTCAGGCCAGGGAGGCGGAGCTGTTCCAGCAGATCGGCCGCCTTCAGATGGAGCTGGAGTGGCTCAAAAAAAAGTCTCAGCTCCTGTGA
- a CDS encoding methyltransferase domain-containing protein, which yields MTLHELHRCYDCFDEFQADLPSLIQLGSLLDECITITQALGILEPLTGEHVPPETMMMQGQNWRESLIGNGLLSRNRAVLWLLERLYGSLETLRHKDVYLAEALSGFALWLRRQLGPNRLLCSEYLEDAQSAFSDISHQDLSKLTLASSSLDLVLCNDLFEHLPLLDRAFVEIARVLRPRGRLVATCPMAFGRQISIVKAVADPATGETQMFGDAELHGDPVRPEWGSLVYRIPGWEILDQLKEAGMAQAKIHHISSWKYGVLGADLPGILVIEAQK from the coding sequence ATGACACTTCATGAGCTGCACCGGTGCTATGACTGCTTTGACGAGTTCCAAGCCGATCTGCCAAGCTTGATACAACTTGGATCGCTACTCGACGAATGCATCACCATCACCCAAGCACTTGGCATATTGGAGCCCCTTACAGGGGAACATGTACCGCCAGAAACGATGATGATGCAAGGCCAGAACTGGCGCGAGTCACTCATCGGAAATGGGCTTCTTAGTCGAAACCGTGCCGTACTCTGGCTTCTCGAAAGACTCTATGGATCACTTGAAACTCTGAGACATAAAGATGTATATCTAGCTGAGGCGCTGAGCGGTTTCGCTCTTTGGCTTAGGCGCCAGCTTGGACCAAATCGCCTGCTATGCAGTGAGTATCTAGAAGATGCCCAGTCAGCCTTTAGCGATATCTCCCATCAGGATTTGTCAAAGCTCACACTTGCGAGTTCCAGTCTCGATCTTGTGCTCTGCAATGATCTGTTTGAGCATCTGCCACTTTTGGATCGCGCTTTTGTAGAGATCGCTCGGGTACTGAGACCTAGAGGCCGGCTTGTAGCCACTTGTCCAATGGCTTTTGGCCGCCAGATCAGTATTGTCAAAGCCGTCGCTGATCCAGCGACAGGTGAAACCCAGATGTTCGGCGATGCCGAGCTGCACGGTGATCCCGTCCGCCCTGAGTGGGGTTCACTAGTGTATCGCATTCCTGGGTGGGAGATACTAGACCAGCTCAAGGAAGCAGGCATGGCGCAAGCCAAGATTCACCACATTTCCAGCTGGAAATACGGGGTGCTTGGAGCTGATCTCCCAGGCATTCTAGTGATCGAAGCTCAAAAGTAA
- a CDS encoding transposase family protein: protein MPQIASAATDLDLITYLRAIPDARMRRGVRIPAWYLLLVAVLGILSRCESLRDLERFARRHHAVLIEALGIELRRPPSDSAFRYFFLQVDVTAVCDAIRDWTIAQIPDGAADLDQLVCDGKTLRGSAEPTAGGGSAFIAQVTLYSAALGVAIAQTCTATGEDHERAVLRRLLGELDLGGVLVQADALHTQKPFFGSSRSREPTSC from the coding sequence GTGCCCCAGATCGCCTCTGCCGCAACTGATCTCGACCTGATCACCTACCTCCGGGCTATTCCTGATGCCCGCATGCGCCGGGGCGTTCGCATCCCGGCCTGGTACCTGCTCCTGGTTGCGGTTCTCGGAATCCTGAGCCGTTGCGAGAGCCTCCGGGATCTGGAGCGCTTTGCCCGGCGCCATCACGCTGTTCTCATCGAGGCGCTTGGGATCGAACTGCGGCGCCCACCGTCTGATTCCGCCTTCCGCTACTTCTTCCTGCAGGTGGATGTCACGGCCGTCTGCGATGCCATTCGCGACTGGACGATCGCTCAGATCCCTGATGGTGCGGCCGATCTCGATCAGCTGGTGTGTGACGGCAAGACGTTGCGGGGCTCGGCAGAGCCCACCGCTGGCGGTGGCTCGGCCTTCATTGCCCAGGTGACGCTCTACTCCGCGGCCCTGGGCGTGGCGATTGCTCAGACCTGCACCGCCACAGGCGAGGACCACGAGCGGGCTGTCCTCAGGAGGCTGCTTGGAGAGCTCGACCTCGGCGGTGTGCTGGTTCAGGCCGACGCACTCCACACGCAGAAACCGTTTTTCGGCAGCTCCAGGAGCAGGGAGCCGACTTCCTGCTGA
- a CDS encoding transposase, whose amino-acid sequence MKRIRHTPEQIIRKLKTAEQLIAQGKTVNEVCRVIEVTQPTYHRWRQQFGGMQAEEAKRLTQLEKENARLKKLLAEAELEKAMLKDLAEGNF is encoded by the coding sequence ATGAAACGAATCCGCCACACACCCGAGCAGATCATCCGCAAGCTCAAGACCGCAGAGCAGCTGATCGCCCAGGGCAAGACCGTCAACGAGGTCTGCCGCGTGATCGAGGTGACACAGCCGACCTACCACCGCTGGCGGCAGCAGTTTGGAGGGATGCAGGCCGAGGAGGCCAAGCGCCTGACCCAGCTGGAGAAGGAGAACGCCCGACTCAAGAAGCTGCTGGCCGAGGCCGAGCTGGAGAAGGCAATGCTGAAAGACCTTGCCGAGGGAAACTTCTGA
- a CDS encoding sulfotransferase family 2 domain-containing protein — translation MKGVFSELLGSHSQMLRLANKPNALQQVSTAIMIICNSREYIFIHLHKTGGSSLEIAVEPTLKWNDLLLGSTPIGEELDKYYLKKFKLHKHSSLSEVLATCENPNFHNYRYLSIVRHPLERALSLFRFISGIIDKYSINTGLTLPELSQDYDNSKHLFWPLQWPAGEAYIKATGDLNEFFKQDALKRERAMKTQYSQLALGSNLPEQLRIIKLEELASCKNVISDYTGKTLAIPHENKSSPGKACIESLSEHSLGHLREIFAEDYLAFNYA, via the coding sequence GTGAAGGGGGTTTTCAGCGAACTCTTAGGCAGTCACAGCCAGATGCTACGATTAGCGAATAAACCAAACGCCCTGCAACAGGTAAGTACTGCAATCATGATTATCTGCAACTCTAGGGAATATATTTTTATCCATCTCCACAAGACTGGAGGCTCCAGCCTTGAAATTGCAGTCGAGCCTACACTTAAATGGAACGATCTACTGCTGGGGAGCACTCCAATCGGCGAAGAACTAGATAAATACTATCTCAAGAAATTCAAACTGCACAAACACAGCTCTCTCTCTGAAGTACTCGCCACCTGCGAAAATCCGAACTTTCACAATTATCGATATTTATCGATAGTTAGACATCCGCTCGAGCGAGCCTTGTCACTCTTTCGTTTTATTAGCGGTATCATTGATAAATACTCAATAAATACAGGGCTGACGCTTCCTGAATTATCACAAGATTACGATAATTCCAAGCATCTATTCTGGCCTTTACAGTGGCCCGCAGGCGAGGCATACATCAAAGCAACTGGAGATCTCAATGAGTTTTTTAAACAGGATGCTTTGAAAAGGGAAAGAGCGATGAAGACCCAGTATAGCCAGCTTGCCCTCGGAAGCAACCTGCCTGAACAGCTTAGAATCATCAAGCTTGAGGAGCTGGCATCTTGCAAGAATGTGATCTCAGATTATACAGGGAAAACACTAGCAATTCCCCACGAAAACAAAAGCTCCCCCGGAAAAGCATGCATAGAATCACTCTCAGAACACTCGTTGGGTCACCTTAGAGAGATCTTTGCAGAGGATTATCTCGCCTTTAACTATGCCTGA
- a CDS encoding IS3 family transposase gives MVDHDHSQLSISRQCALLGLPRSTLYYRPAPVRSSTLRIMARIDALYLEDPCSGSRRIVAYLAREGIPISRDRVRNLMRRMGLRAIYQKPRTTIPGEPSERFPCLVDIDEIHTVDQVWATDVTYIPLQKGFLYLVAIMDLHSRHVLSWRLSNSLDTEFCLDALEMALSTGRRPEIFHSDQGCQFTSAEFVGRLQKEGIRISWSGRKRCYDNILVERLWRKLKYEEVYLHAYSDGWEAEVSLARFLWRYGHVRPHSALGGRTPNQVYNETQPCSSRPGLTMSGAKAVQ, from the coding sequence CTGGTCGATCACGACCACAGCCAGCTCAGCATCAGCCGGCAGTGTGCCCTCCTGGGGCTCCCGCGATCCACGCTCTACTACCGACCTGCTCCGGTCCGTTCGTCGACGCTACGGATCATGGCCAGGATTGATGCCCTCTACCTGGAGGATCCCTGCAGCGGCAGCCGACGAATCGTGGCCTACCTGGCCAGGGAAGGGATCCCGATCAGCCGTGACCGCGTGCGAAACCTCATGCGCCGCATGGGTTTACGGGCGATCTACCAGAAACCCCGGACCACGATTCCAGGCGAGCCATCGGAGCGATTCCCCTGCCTGGTGGACATCGATGAGATCCACACCGTGGACCAGGTCTGGGCCACCGATGTCACCTACATCCCGCTGCAAAAGGGCTTTCTCTATCTGGTGGCGATCATGGATCTCCACTCAAGGCACGTCCTCAGTTGGAGGCTCTCCAACAGCCTTGACACGGAGTTCTGCCTGGATGCCCTGGAGATGGCCTTATCCACTGGCCGCAGGCCAGAGATCTTCCATTCCGATCAGGGCTGCCAGTTCACCTCTGCTGAGTTCGTCGGCAGGCTGCAGAAGGAGGGAATCAGGATCAGCTGGTCCGGCAGGAAGCGTTGCTACGACAACATCCTTGTCGAGCGACTCTGGAGGAAGCTCAAGTATGAGGAGGTCTACCTGCATGCCTACAGCGATGGTTGGGAAGCAGAAGTCAGCCTGGCCCGCTTCCTGTGGAGGTACGGCCATGTGAGACCCCACAGTGCCCTGGGAGGCAGAACTCCCAATCAGGTCTACAATGAGACCCAACCCTGTTCCTCCCGTCCGGGGTTAACGATGTCAGGGGCCAAGGCTGTCCAATAA
- a CDS encoding transposase — MSKRRTHSPEFKAKVAMEAISGRKTIQEIAADHAIHPIQVSQWKKQLLDGASDLFTRGRKSKDKEDGQAREAELFQQIGRLQMELEWLKKKSQLL, encoded by the coding sequence ATGAGCAAGCGCCGAACCCACAGCCCTGAGTTCAAGGCCAAAGTCGCCATGGAGGCGATCAGCGGCCGCAAGACGATCCAGGAGATCGCCGCTGACCACGCGATTCACCCGATCCAGGTGAGCCAGTGGAAGAAACAGCTCCTGGACGGGGCGAGCGATCTGTTCACCAGAGGCAGGAAGAGCAAGGACAAGGAGGACGGTCAGGCCAGGGAGGCGGAGCTGTTCCAGCAGATCGGCCGCCTGCAGATGGAGCTGGAGTGGCTCAAAAAAAAGTCTCAGCTCCTGTGA